In Pyricularia oryzae 70-15 chromosome 2, whole genome shotgun sequence, one genomic interval encodes:
- a CDS encoding epsilon-COP codes for MDPYSAEGELINIHNHFHQGQFQEVVDYDTSSLSPENALPARVLQLRSRIALGQAADVLAEVKGESDPELVVVGALAQQALGKADAAVAVVEKLAEASGDNPVVQVVGGTVLQAAGKSEEALALLSKQQGNLDAVALTVQIHLALNRNDLALKEVKAARSWAQDSLLVNLAESWVGLRKGGEAYQQAFYVFEELAQSASTASVRTLVAQAVAELHLGRTEEAQAALEQATQKDPNFAETVANLLVLKVITGASADEQTSLLKKTAPDHPLLVDLEEKSALFDKAATKYSAKVSTVPS; via the exons ATGGACCCCTACTCGGCCGAGGGCGAGCTCATCAACATCCACAACCACTTCCACCAGGGCCAGTTCCAGGAGGTGGTCGACTATGACACCTCCTCCCTCTCGCCAGAGAACGCCCTCCCAGCCAGGGTTCTGCAGCTGCGATCCCGCATCGCCTTGGGCCAGGCTGCCGATGTCCTCGCCGAGGTGAAGGGGGAGTCGGACCCCGAGCTGGTGGTCGTCGGCGCCCTTGCCCAGCAAGCTCTCGGCAAGGCCGACGCTGCCGTCGCTGTTGTCGAGAAGCTGGCCGAGGCGAGCGGCGACAACCCGGtcgtgcaggttgttggcggcACGGTGCTCCAGGCTGCAGGCAAGTCGGAGGAGGCGCTGGCGCTGTTGTCCAAGCAACAAGGAAACC TCGATGCCGTGGCTCTCACCGTCCAGATTCACCTTGCTCTGAACCGCAACGACCTCGCACTCAAGGAAGTTAAGGCCGCGAGGAGCTGGGCTCAAGACAGCTTGCTGGTAAACCTGGCAGAGTCATGGGTTGGCCTGAGGAAG GGAGGTGAGGCTTACCAACAGGCCTTTTACGTCTTCGAGGAGCTGGCACAGTCGGCATCAACAGCATCGGTGCGGACTCTTGTCGCTCAGGCTGTGGCTGAGCTTCATCTCGGCCGGACCGAAGAGGCACAGGCCGCTCTGGAGCAGGCCACGCAAAAGGACCCCAACTTTGCGGAGACGGTAGCGAACCTGCTCGTCCTCAAGGTCATTACCGGTGCTAGTGCAGATGAGCAGACCAG CTTGTTGAAGAAAACCGCACCGGATCACCCGCTGTTGGTCGATCTGGAGGAGAAGAGTGCTCTGTTTGATAAGGCTGCTACGAAATACAGCGCCAAGGTGTCAACTGTGCCAAGTTAA
- a CDS encoding ATP-dependent RNA helicase DED1 → MADQLNMAGLSVGGGGPGNGPRSYIPPHMRGKVGGPGMNGPQNGPQNGGGPPGHDGPPSSVNNGLNNSAWAGNQNHDARGGNWGNQGGGPPPRNNNWNRPSFNPNAYGGGNQGGGHGGGGGGGYARGSGDGQWRDGKHIPGPVNARVERELFGTPDDPSKQHTGINFEKYDDIPVEASGHDVPEPVYTFSNPPLDDHLISNIELARYKVPTPVQKYSVPIVMGGRDLMACAQTGSGKTGGFLFPILSQAFKTGPSPIPATNQGPGGYGRQRKAYPTSLILAPTRELVSQIYDESRKFAYRSWVRPCVVYGGADIGSQLRQIERGCDLLVATPGRLVDLIERGRISLCNIKYLVLDEADRMLDMGFEPQIRRIVEGEDMPNVQDRQTLMFSATFPGYIQQLARDFLKDYIFLSVGRVGSTSENITQRVMEVKHRDDKISHLLDLLSTHGGGLTLIFVETKRNADELSDFLQNQNLPATSIHGDRTQRERERALEMFRTGRCPILVATAVAARGLDIPNVTHVINYDLPTDIDDYVHRIGRTGRAGNTGIATAFFDMKDNSGVAQELLNILKEAKQDIPPFLETAARMKSYGGGRGRGGGGRGRGGGGNRDFRKFGGGGGGGFNGGGGGGFSGGGYGGGGGGYGGGGGGYGGGGYGGGGGGSYGNPGGGQSWW, encoded by the exons ATGGCCGATCAACTCAACATGGCTGGGCTCAGCGTCGGTGGGGGCGGCCCCGGAAACGGACCTCGATCTTACATCCCGCCTCATATGAGAGGCAAGGTCGGTGGTCCTGGCATGAACGGACCCCAGAACGGACCccagaacggcggcggccccCCAGGCCACGATGGACCCCCATCTTCAGTTAACAACGGCTTGAACAACTCTGCTTGGGCTGG AAACCAGAACCACGATGCTCGCGGCGGAAACTGGGGCAACCAGGGCGGCGGCCCCCCGCCTCGCAACAACAACTGGAACCGTCCCTCGTTCAACCCCAACGCTTATGGCGGCGGCAACCAAGGCGGCGGccatggcggcggtggtggtggcggctaTGCTAGAGGCTCAGGAGACGGCCAGTGGCGTGATGGCAAGCACATTCCCGGTCCTGTAAACGCTCGCGTCGAGCGTGAGCTGTTCGGCACTCCCGACGACCCGTCGAAGCAGCACACCGGTATCAACTTCGAGAAGTATGATGACATCCCCGTCGAGGCTTCTGGTCACGATGTGCCCGAGCCCGTCTACACCTTCAGCAACCCTCCTCTGGATGACCATCTTATCAGCAACATTGAGCTTGCCCGGTACAAGGTCCCCACTCCCGTCCAGAAGTACTCAGTTCCCATCGTCATGGGTGGCCGTGATTTGATGGCTTGTGCCCAGACTGGTTCCGGAAAGACTGGTGGTTTCTTGTTCCCTATTCTCTCCCAGGCATTCAAGACTGGCCCTTCGCCCATCCCCGCAACAAACCAGGGACCTGGTGGTTACGGTCGGCAGCGCAAGGCTTACCCTACCTCTTTGATCCTGGCGCCCACTCGTGAGCTTGTTTCTCAGATCTACGATGAGTCTCGCAAGTTTGCCTacaggtcgtgggttcgcccTTGCGTCGTGTACGGTGGTGCCGACATTGGTAGCCAGCTCCGTCAGATTGAGCGTGGTTGCGATTTGCTCGTTGCCACTCCCGGTCGTCTTGTCGATCTCATCGAGCGTGGTCGCATCTCGCTGTGCAACATCAAGTACCTGGTTTTGGACGAGGCTGATCGCATGCTTGACATGGGTTTCGAGCCTCAAATTCGCCGCATTGTTGAGGGCGAGGACATGCCCAACGTGCAGGACCGCCAGACTCTCATGTTTTCAGCCACCTTCCCTGGTTACATCCAGCAGCTTGCCCGCGACTTCCTCAAGGACTACATTTTCCTGTCGGTTGGACGTGTCGGTTCCACCTCCGAGAACATCACTCAGCGCGTCATGGAGGTCAAGCACCGTGATGACAAGATCTCCCACCTCTTGGATCTGCTCagcacccacggcggcggcctcaCCCTTATCTTCGTTGAGACGAAGCGCAACGCTGATGAGCTGTCGGACTTCTTGCAGAACCAGAACCTCCCTGCCACCTCTATCCACGGAGACCGTACTCAGCGTGAGCGTGAGCGTGCTCTCGAGATGTTCCGCACTGGCCGCTGCCCCATTTTGGTGGCTACTGCCGTTGCTGCTCGTGGTCTCGATATTCCCAACGTTACCCACGTCATCAACTATGATCTTCCCACCGATATTGATGACTACGTCCACCGAATTGGTCGTACCGGTCGTGCCGGCAACACCGGTATTGCTACTGCTTTCTTCGACATGAAGGATAACAGCGGTGTTGCTCAGGAGCTGCTTAACATCCTGAAGGAGGCCAAGCAGGACATTCCTCCCTTCCTGGAGACTGCTGCCCGCATGAAGTCGTACGGTGGCGGCCGTGGCCGTGGAGGTGGTGGCCGTggccgtggcggcggcggcaaccgTGACTTCCGCAagttcggcggcggcggcggcggcggcttcaacggaggcggcggtggtggcttcAGCGGTGGTGgctacggcggcggcggcggtggttacggcggtggtggtggtggctacggcggcggcggctacggcggcggcggcggtggcagctACGGAAAccccggcggcggccagtCCTGGTGGTAA
- a CDS encoding TPR repeat protein, with product MASLQRILRPVATRHFATSLRISPSSAAAAPTACCVAAARRFNSSKPEAPDAIPDGELGVGELQGAKFRIEPLRRVGEDARTMRARLQRQSRGRGTLESELLLSTFAKAHLPTMTVEQMQQYDRFLDENDWDIYYWATQSEEGAAESVNEKAPQAQTPTQSPRPGEWAQTVGTFKPAYRPVPSRWKDSEILALLRRHVREKSAAGVLDGGKQQTLGNDQARSGNTGGGMAFMPPLN from the exons ATGGCCTCACTACAGCGCATCCTCAGACCGGTGGCAACCAGGCACTTCGCCACCAGCCTTCGCATCTCCCCCAGCTCCGCAGCAGCCGCACCCACGGCCTGCTGTGTCGCCGCCGCGAGGCGATTCAACTCGAGCAAGCCGGAAGCCCCGGATGCCATTCCGGACGGTGAGCTTGGCGTCGGCGAGTTGCAGGGCGCAAAGTTCCGCATTGAGCCCCTGCGTCGTGTCGGCGAGGACGCAAGGACCATGCGCGCCAGACTTCAAC GCCAGTCACGCGGCCGAGGCACCCTCGAATCCGAGCTGCTCCTTTCCACATTTGCCAAAGCGCACCTTCCCACCATGACTGTGGAGCAGATGCAGCAATACGACCGCTTCCTGGACGAGAACGACTGGGACATCTACTACTGGGCCACCCAGAGCGAGGAGGGCGCGGCGGAGAGCGTCAACGAGAAGGCGCCGCAGGCGCAGACGCCCACGCAGAGCCCCCGACCCGGCGAGTGGGCCCAGACCGTTGGCACCTTCAAGCCCGCCTACAGGCCCGTGCCGTCGCGCTGGAAGGACAGCGAGATCCTCGCACTCCTGAGGAGGCACGTCAGGGAGAAGTCTGCGGCTGGAGTGCTGGATGGTGGGAAGCAGCAGACTCTGGGTAATGACCAAGCCCGTTCCGGAAACACCGGCGGCGGGATGGCTTTTATGCCGCCGCTGAACTGA
- a CDS encoding proteasome subunit beta type-2, with protein sequence MEVLLGITGKDFTLIAASKAAMRGATVLKASDDKTRPLNKHTMIAFSGEPGDTIQFAEYIMANAKLYSMRNETDLSPSALAHYVRGELASSLRSRKPYTVNLLLGGVDPITHKPSLYWLDYLAALAPVPYAAHGYAQYYCLSILDKHHHPDITLHQGIKILTMCTDELKRRLPIDFKGMVVKAVTKDGIRDIEFDDDKIVKSA encoded by the exons AT GGAGGTTCTTTTGGGGATCACGGGCAAGGACTTCACCTTGATCGCAGCATCCAAGGCTGCGATGCGGGGAGCCACCGTTCTTAAGGCATCTGACGACAAGACGAGGCCACTCAACAAGCACACCATGATTGCATTTTCGGGCGAGCCTGGAGACACCA TCCAGTTTGCGGAGTACATCATGGCAAACGCGAAGCTCTATTCGATGCGTAACGAGACCGATCTTTCACCGTCCGCATTGGCGCATTACGTCCGTGGCGAGCTTGCCTCGAGCTTGAGGTCGCGGAAGCCATACACAGTCAACCTCCTCTTGGGCGGTGTCGACCCCATCACACACAAGCCGAGCCTCTACTGGCTGGACTACCTTGCGGCTCTGGCGCCGGTCCCATATGCTGCGCATGGATATGCTCA GTACTACTGCCTCTCCATCCTCGACAAACATCACCATCCCGATATCACCCTGCACCAGGGTATCAAGATCCTGACTATGTGCACCGACGAGCTGAAGAGGAGATTACCGATTGACTTCAAAGGAATGGTGGTGAAGGCGGTGACAAAGGATGGAATCCGAGACATCGAATTTGATGATGACAAGATTGTCAAGAGTGCTTGA